Proteins from a single region of Artemia franciscana chromosome 2, ASM3288406v1, whole genome shotgun sequence:
- the LOC136042373 gene encoding phenoloxidase-activating factor 2-like isoform X1 produces the protein MVRMKSIIVFSILFATAFAAPQVVFGESEEDFEVESRNEVPRNEAKQTLSDQQLAVRQGVLAGYLNLPPEPNLQVKGSNKGNAELTNVTVLEKSPYSPNGPSNGNCLCVPAANCNNPGPAIPGSGIANPNSLPPPPPPGEGLQSGSGSEDGQGLIDIRIVNRTPTNICQAGLVYCCVSNPVLPPVAPPPPAGLQQCGAPKPQPIPDFVPDPTQAQFGEFPWMVVILGPNNNYIGGGALIDGRHIITAAHRVAQHANGGQGIKVRLGEWDAKQNTEPLKYVEVPVTDIRIHPFFNPANLKNDIALLKLPEAVNFAAAPHVAPVCIPNFAQRNEGKRCWVTGWGKDAFGAGGQFQYILRKVDIPILHASDCENRLRSTRLGPIFQLDRTSFVCAGGEPGRDACQGDGGSPLVCETEPNRFEVVGLVAWGIGCAEPGIPGVYVNVASYVDWIIKEISTP, from the exons GATGAAAAGTATTATTGTATTTTCGATACTTTTCGCAACGGCGTTTGCCGCCCCTCAAGTAGTTTTTGGAGAATCAGAAGAGGATTTCGAAGTTGAAAGTAGGAATGAAGTCCCTAGAAACGAAGCCAAACAGACTCTCAGCGATCAGCAGCTAGCAGTAAGACAAGGAGTCCTCGCAGGTTACTTGA ATCTACCACCAGAACCCAATCTGCAAGTTAAAGGATCAAATAAAGGAAACGCTGAACTAACGAATGTTACAGTACTAGAAAAAAGTCCATATTCTCCGAATGGACCGTCAAACGGCAATTGTCTCTGTGTTCCTGCTGCCAACTGTAATAATCCCGGTCCTGCGATTCCCGGTAGCGGTATAGCCAATCCAAATAGTTTGCCTCCCCCGCCTCCTCCGGGGGAAGGATTGCAATCTGGTTCAGGAAGCGAAGACGGACAAGGATTGATTGACATACGGATTGTAAATAGG ACACCTACCAATATTTGTCAAGCCGGTTTAGTTTACTGTTGCGTTTCGAATCCAGTTCTTCCACCAGTTGCTCCTCCACCACCAGCAGGCTTACAACAATGTGGAGCACCAAAACCTCAACCAATACCTG atTTCGTTCCTGACCCCACTCAAGCACAATTTGGCGAGTTCCCTTGGATGGTTGTGATTCTTGGCCCTAACAATAACTACATTGGAGGCGGTGCTTTGATTGACGGCAGACATATTATTACAGCAGCCCATAGAGTAGCACAGCATGC TAATGGTGGTCAGGGTATAAAAGTTCGTCTTGGGGAATGGGATGCCAAACAGAACACTGAACCCCTGAAATACGTTGAAGTTCCTGTGACAGACATTAGAATCCATCCGTTTTTCAATCCAGCAAATCTAAAAAATGACATTGCCTTGCTTAAACTTCCCGAAGCTGTAAATTTTGCTGCTGCTCCTCACGTGGCACCTGTTTGTATTCCTAACTTTGCACAGAGGAATGAAGGAAAGAG GTGCTGGGTTACAGGCTGGGGAAAAGACGCATTTGGCGCAGGAGGTCAGTTCCagtatattttaagaaaagtaGATATACCTATCCTACATGCAAGTGACTGCGAGAACCGGCTACGATCTACTCGGCTTGGTCCTATATTCCAGCTTGACAGAACAAGCTTTGTTTGTGCTGGGGGTGAACCAGGAAGAGATGCGTGCCAG GGCGATGGAGGATCCCCTTTAGTTTGCGAAACTGAGCCTAACCGATTTGAAGTCGTAGGGTTAGTAGCCTGGGGAATTGGCTGCGCTGAACCGGGAATTCCTGGTGTTTATGTCAACGTTGCAAGCTATGTCGATTGGATTATCAAGGAAATTTCCACTCCCTGA
- the LOC136042373 gene encoding phenoloxidase-activating factor 2-like isoform X2, whose translation MKSIIVFSILFATAFAAPQVVFGESEEDFEVESRNEVPRNEAKQTLSDQQLAVRQGVLAGYLNLPPEPNLQVKGSNKGNAELTNVTVLEKSPYSPNGPSNGNCLCVPAANCNNPGPAIPGSGIANPNSLPPPPPPGEGLQSGSGSEDGQGLIDIRIVNRTPTNICQAGLVYCCVSNPVLPPVAPPPPAGLQQCGAPKPQPIPDFVPDPTQAQFGEFPWMVVILGPNNNYIGGGALIDGRHIITAAHRVAQHANGGQGIKVRLGEWDAKQNTEPLKYVEVPVTDIRIHPFFNPANLKNDIALLKLPEAVNFAAAPHVAPVCIPNFAQRNEGKRCWVTGWGKDAFGAGGQFQYILRKVDIPILHASDCENRLRSTRLGPIFQLDRTSFVCAGGEPGRDACQGDGGSPLVCETEPNRFEVVGLVAWGIGCAEPGIPGVYVNVASYVDWIIKEISTP comes from the exons ATGAAAAGTATTATTGTATTTTCGATACTTTTCGCAACGGCGTTTGCCGCCCCTCAAGTAGTTTTTGGAGAATCAGAAGAGGATTTCGAAGTTGAAAGTAGGAATGAAGTCCCTAGAAACGAAGCCAAACAGACTCTCAGCGATCAGCAGCTAGCAGTAAGACAAGGAGTCCTCGCAGGTTACTTGA ATCTACCACCAGAACCCAATCTGCAAGTTAAAGGATCAAATAAAGGAAACGCTGAACTAACGAATGTTACAGTACTAGAAAAAAGTCCATATTCTCCGAATGGACCGTCAAACGGCAATTGTCTCTGTGTTCCTGCTGCCAACTGTAATAATCCCGGTCCTGCGATTCCCGGTAGCGGTATAGCCAATCCAAATAGTTTGCCTCCCCCGCCTCCTCCGGGGGAAGGATTGCAATCTGGTTCAGGAAGCGAAGACGGACAAGGATTGATTGACATACGGATTGTAAATAGG ACACCTACCAATATTTGTCAAGCCGGTTTAGTTTACTGTTGCGTTTCGAATCCAGTTCTTCCACCAGTTGCTCCTCCACCACCAGCAGGCTTACAACAATGTGGAGCACCAAAACCTCAACCAATACCTG atTTCGTTCCTGACCCCACTCAAGCACAATTTGGCGAGTTCCCTTGGATGGTTGTGATTCTTGGCCCTAACAATAACTACATTGGAGGCGGTGCTTTGATTGACGGCAGACATATTATTACAGCAGCCCATAGAGTAGCACAGCATGC TAATGGTGGTCAGGGTATAAAAGTTCGTCTTGGGGAATGGGATGCCAAACAGAACACTGAACCCCTGAAATACGTTGAAGTTCCTGTGACAGACATTAGAATCCATCCGTTTTTCAATCCAGCAAATCTAAAAAATGACATTGCCTTGCTTAAACTTCCCGAAGCTGTAAATTTTGCTGCTGCTCCTCACGTGGCACCTGTTTGTATTCCTAACTTTGCACAGAGGAATGAAGGAAAGAG GTGCTGGGTTACAGGCTGGGGAAAAGACGCATTTGGCGCAGGAGGTCAGTTCCagtatattttaagaaaagtaGATATACCTATCCTACATGCAAGTGACTGCGAGAACCGGCTACGATCTACTCGGCTTGGTCCTATATTCCAGCTTGACAGAACAAGCTTTGTTTGTGCTGGGGGTGAACCAGGAAGAGATGCGTGCCAG GGCGATGGAGGATCCCCTTTAGTTTGCGAAACTGAGCCTAACCGATTTGAAGTCGTAGGGTTAGTAGCCTGGGGAATTGGCTGCGCTGAACCGGGAATTCCTGGTGTTTATGTCAACGTTGCAAGCTATGTCGATTGGATTATCAAGGAAATTTCCACTCCCTGA